The following DNA comes from Rosa rugosa chromosome 5, drRosRugo1.1, whole genome shotgun sequence.
cgtCGAACTCATTAAATCATGCGACGATGTTTCCCTTTAGTCTCTGAAATTATGCGACGGCAATACAAATCCCGTTGCAAAAAATTGTAAGCGTACTACGGAAAGATAACCGTGGCAGATACCATTGCAAATCATGGCTTTTGCGACGGAAAGTCATGCCGTGGCAAATTTTCGAAGCAATTGCAATTGTTTTTACTAGTGCTTCCTCATCACTCAAAACTTAACTTGTTCATGCTAAATCTAAAGAGAAATTAGGAAATTTTATACCAAtttgtcacaccccaaacctGGGGTATGAATTAAGGGGTTCTCAAGCAAGAGAAATTTAGAATAAGACCAAATTTAACACAATTTAAAGTGGAACCTTAAGGCAGGAACAATTCAGCTTTGGAGATTTACTAAAAATTCATTTGTGCAACAATGAACTTAAAATTTTTCAGAATCAAAGTAAACGTACACAATAAGGTAGAGCATGCTAAAATTTCATGCAGTTTGCAGTTTGGGAAGCAAGGCAAAACTTGAACAGAAATTGACTTGCAAAATAAGGGTTTTGAAGTCCTCGTCTGCGggtagaaaaaaagaaaaaagaaaaataatcagaattgcaagggagggtagttagggtaatttataaaaaataaattgaattaaagtaatagaaaaatagagagggtgtgtgaatagagaaaatgggtgtgtgaatagcaccacccaatATATATTAATGTGACAATTTCTGTTAGGCACAAGTACTAAATACTAAGAAATTAAAGCAAATGCAAAAGAGAGTTAAGATTGAGGAAAATACTTATTTCATCTCTTCCAAATATTGCTATCTTCTCGAACAGTTGCCAACTTTCATCATCATTTAGTGGTTGAGGCTGGAAGAGGAAACCATTTCTATCTGAATGCAAAGCTACTTCTTCCTTGCCAGTGCTGAGTAATATTCTGCTCTTGGTTTCCTCACACAAAGGAAATGCAGCTTTCAGAGACTCCCATGTCTCAACAGTCCAAATGTCATCAAGTACTACCAAACATTTACTCTATAGTTCTGATTGGTGAGATGTTGTTACCGGTATAGCAGTCTCTTCCGTCTTTGTAGTATATGCACGAAAGTCCAGTCAACCAATACAGCACAGTAAACTTGGTCTTTCTTCATCCACCTtcctgagtttttttttttttttttagataataACAGCAGGCCTTCATAAACAATTCCAGCTTGTATGACAACTTGAGTTTATATGCTCTTACACAATTGCAGATGAGATATTATAACTTGCAACTAACATCCTTCGCATATCTACTTCCTAATTTAATCCTAGACAGTTGCAGATGAGATGTTATAGTTTGCAGCCAACCTTAATATAGTGTATTTCTTGCTATAATCAGAGACTTTAGGCACAACAAGCTGTACAACTTGCATAACTACTTCAGAATTTAGTTATTCAATACTTCCATAGAATAACATACGAAGATCCAATAAAATTGGGCTTGTAATAATGGGGCCAGCACAAATTTTTCATACGGGTCCGATAGCGACAAGACGCCAACCTTTATCATCCGCCTAGAGACTGTTCTTTACACCCGCGTGATGGCTTCTCTTTCATGTTATCGTAATTGCTATAAAGTAAATCCTACCACTTATTTCCAGTTTTGAATTGGGGGTTTGATTATTCAGGATTTAGGGCATAAAGTTTTGAATTTGGGATTAGTGTTTCACAGGCAATTTTGGGGGTTTTGGTTTAGGGTTAGTATTTGAGTTTGGATTGAGTGAGTAAATGATGATATTCTCTTAATCATTGCTGTGGCTGAAAGCACACTGTCCAGATGAGGGGAAGCTATTCAGCCTAGGCATTATAAGAAAATTTCATGCTCAGAAAAACTAGTTCAGATTTTAGAACAGTAACAAGGCCCAACAAGAAGCAATATAATCATCCAGGGTTCCAGACCATATGTTTGTCGCACGATGACAGCAAGTTGCACAATCAACTTAAGAAGCTCAATATTAGGAGCAACATGCTAAGGTCTATAGTAACTACAATCCTCACACACAGAACAATAGTAACTACCAATCACACGCAGAACGAGTAATAACAGATGTACAACCAGATCTTATGCATTATCTGAAGCTGTGAAGGGGTAAAATGAAACCAATACCACATAACATTAGCTTCTCATCCCACACACCCCTGTTCTTGATACTTGAGCAATAACCCCTTCAAATGCTTTTACTTATGATtaatttctaaatttttttaccaaccccccccccccccattgcAGCAAAATTCAGGAATGGAGGATTCAAATTGGGAAACCCCTTCAAGTGCTTCTTTACTGAACTGTCTAATCTTCACATAGAAATCAAATTTCACATACTCTTCACGGGAAAGGTTAATTTTCTTGAGGAAACAACAATCTGCTCCCCCAACCCAATTTCTATGAAAGGATGGAGTACACCACACTTCACAGTTGACTTTACAAGTAATCTAGAGACGGAGGATTTCTAAAGAGAACTAAGGAACATCATATGAATTTCAttagaagaagtgaagaaccaCATCATTTTAGCAAGGCACCTCTTTGACAACAGGAACTTAACTTGTAAACTACAAAACATGCTTGATGCTACATAGAAGCTCTATCAACACTAATACATAGTACTTACAAATAGTATAGCAGTACTTGACTTACAACCTAATTGGCACACTATGAAACATGCTGCATAATTAAACTTATACCATACAACATCTGATCGATACATGACTACTAACCCCTTTGACTACTAAAAACCAAGTGATCCATCTGATCTTCATTCCTCATGGAGATCGATCAAATTCAGACACATTGTTAATGGGAAAGGTTGATTTCCCTACCTCGCCCATTTCCACAATAATAGCCTACTAGGTATTATCAAAATTTGAGTTATTACATTATTCTCATCTAAATGATTCTGCTACAACACTCGAGTTTCGGACTGAGACTCCAATATTTCCCTACTTTCTTCGGAAAACCAACCCTGCCATCTTCCAAGATATTTTCTACTATGTAGACGGTAGACCACTATCCCACACCTAAATTTAAGCCAAAAACAGTTACACATGTATACATAATGTATTGCAGAGATGGATTGTTTCTGAGTAGAGCAGAGACAGAACCTCAAACAAATTTCATTAGAACAAATCCTCATTTGAGCAACGTACGCATCTAACTTACAACCTAATTGGTACACCATGAAACATGCTGCATAACTACCAGCATTCCCGTAGCACCAATACCATCATATTTGCTGCACTAAGGGAGATGATAAGGAGGAAATCCTGAGGAAATTACTTGCTTCACTAGGTTAATGAAGCAAAATTCCAATTCCATAGatgggaaagaaaaaataagagTACCAAAATTGGACAAACAAGTAATGATACTGAAAACTGGCAACTGCAATGCAGGTTACGGTTATCATTGTTATTAGGAGCGAAAATATGGCCAAGGCCCTGTCAGACAAGCACTTCTTCCACCATTTCTTCCATGGCCGAAGGGTTTATGATAAGGTTACACTATTTCTCTAAAACAAGtacaaacaaaagaagaaaaagagaaaatgagagCAGGAAAGCAAGACTCACGAAAACCCCTTGCGAAGCTTCTGGATAGCACTGTACATTTTCCGCCTGGATCCCACACGGCGTTTATCCCCATATCTTTAAGATCCTCCAATGTCAGCATCGGCAAACACCTCATGTATCTCGAACAGCGGCGTATACCGACTCAACCCCAACGGCGTCGTTTTCGTTTTCCCTGCTCTCCGATCCCCTCGCCCAGTTCCCCCCCAACCCTCCTCGGCTCCTGCCAATTGTGCGCCTCGTTCTCCGCCGACTGCATCGCACTCTCAATCCTCACCGGACTATCCCTATCGGGATCTGCGCTCATCCCCGCTTCGATTTGATCTTCCTGCACTGAAGAAGTTGATTTGTAATCTACTATGAGGCATTTAATCATGAAAGAATCTCGAAACGAATACTGCATTGAACAAGTTGATCTGTTTTTGGACTCGAGAGGAATGCAAGTCAAACAGTCACAGCAGCGGCAGGACGATGAAATGTACAATATATATAGTTCAAGCAAAGCAGGAGAACCATCCATTCTAGAATGTTATATAGTGTGTGTCTGTATCTCTAGAATATTAACATCATGAAACCAAATGAAAAACACCTCAAATGAATTAAAAAGTACCTAGTCATAACTCGTGAGTACAACAGAAGGCACGTGCTGGATTTTATAGTAATCCTCTCCTCCAACTTGAAGCCTGCTAACGAATGATCTAGGCATTGCTACGGTTAGTTTCTTGAGGCTAGTAACATATCTCAGCCCATCTGGAATTGTCTTCAATTTGCGGCAACGGTCTATGTACAAACGGCAGAGACTCGGCATGGCCCCTTCTTCCACCTTCAGGTCCTCTGCTTCTCGTATGCAAATAAGTGAAAGACATTCAAGATGAGGAAAGCCACCGCTGGAGAAAACAAGTGTCTTTGTATTCTTGTACTCGAAAGTCTCCTCCATCAGGCAAAGAGTTTTTAGGTTTGGCAGCTTCTCTAGCACAGCCATTTGGTTGTCCTTGAGATCACAGTGAACCAATGTTATCTTTGTGAGGTTTGGAAAGTCATGACGATCGTTTGGCAACTCTACAGTTCGCCCATTCAAAACCAACTTGTATATATGACGACAACTCAACACTATTTGTGTAACCTCTGTACCACTATTAGTTCCAAGCCAACTGAAAACATAGAGAGATCGAATGCCATCAAGTGTGCTGCTTATAGATTTCAAAATTTCTTCCAACTTTTCCAAGCTGGTTGTCACTCGTATCCCCAGTTTCCTCAGGTTTCTTAACTCAGAGAGATCAGTCAGGTCAGAACAGAGACTTGAAACATAATCTAAAGTCTGCAAATTGCGAAGAGTAGACAGGCGCAATTTTGGATGTGAGGTCCAATACAAGGGTAAATACAAATGCCTCAGTTGTTCCATCTTCCAAATCACATTTGGAACTACCTGACAGTTACATAACTTTAAATTGAGAGTTTGCAAACATCTCAAATTACCTAGTGACGATGGAAGCCTTGTTATACTATACCACAGACTCAAAAATCTTAAGTGGACCATGTTGCCAATCTCATTCGGCAGTTCTACTGATGTTAGCATACCTTCAAGCTTCAAAACTCGAAGCAATTTGAACTTCTTAACCAACGATCTTACTAATTTCTCATCTTTGAGATTCCAAATTCCTGGGGCAAAGTACAATAGAGACCGAAGGTGGCTGTCTTTGTGGTGTCTCAATGGAACCAACTCATCAACATTACTATTCAGATAAATTGCAAGTCTTCGAACTTTAACCGTTGCTGTAGCATTGGTGACCATGGAAGAAGAAACAGGAGTCCTGTTTTGATGTGAAAAATCGACATTCTGGAGAAAGTTCTCCTCTTTCGCCTTTTCTAAGCACATGTCTCGCATGAGATCATGCAGATGACAAGATTTAATCTTTCTAACTGAACCCTGTTCCCCAATTTGTACCACACATCTTTCTACCAGCTCAGTTAAATAGCCGTATGCTGCATCCTCCATTGTCTCATGTGATGCAGATATAAAACCTTCTGCCATCCATAATTGAGTCAATTTTTTCACTGGTATATCAGAATCTTCAGGAAAATTACCTAAATACAGAAAGCATGGTTTTAAGTGATATGGTAAGTCATCATAACTCAATGCCAACACCCACAATGCACCGCTGCATTCTTGTTCGTGGCCTTTGCCTCTTCCAATGTATGTATGAACATTTTTATACACCATATCCCACTCATCAACTGTGTCCTTTCTTGCAAGAAGTCCTGCAAGCACAGTGATGGCTAATGGCAAACCTGCACAGTACTGAAGCATCTTCTTTCCTAAATCTTTCTTCCTTGTGGAGATTCCAGTAGAGATTCCAGAATCTGAAAAAGAATTAACTGTATTTAATTCAAACAAATTTAATCACAGCCAGATCTGTCAAAATCATAATTACAATAGAAAAGTCCCTAAAGTTAAGAACATGGTACAAATGAAAAACATCCAATTCATTCAAGAAACGGCAATATTACATATGATCACAACGCCACCACATAACTTCAGTATCAAGAAGATTTAGTATCCTAAATTCCTATGCTAGTAATTTCGTAGTACAAACATTGTTGTTACTCACCAGAGAAAGAGTACAAGACAAGAATAAAGTCTGTAACATGCTTTTCATTTATTAAAAAATGTAGTGTACGTCTTTATTTGTCAATGACTGAAAATCAAATAATATGAGGAACAAGGATCATTGATAACCTAGCTAGGGATATCAGTCTATCAGTATACTGACTACTATCATGCAACAAGTTGATCAAGGACTGAGAAAAGTTAATATGGAATATATAGTAATGTGACAATCTCTATGAGGGACAATTACTAAATACTAAGAAATTAAAGCAAATGCAAAAGAGAGTTAGAGTGAGGAAAATACTTATTTCATCTCTTCCAGATATTGCTATCTTCTCCAACAGTTGCCAGCTTTCATCATCATTTAGTGGTCGAGGCCGGAAGAGGAAACCATTTCTATCTGAATGCAAAGCTACTTCTTCCTTGCGAGTGGTGAGTAATATTCTGCTCTTGGTTTCCTCACACAAAGGAAATGCAGCTTTCAGAGTGTCCCATGTCCCAACACTCCATATGTCATCAATTACTACCAAACATTTACTCTCTTGTTGCACAAGATAAAGCTTCTTGGCTATTTCACCATCCTTCATTTTTGCAATCTCCTCTCTTTGCAGGGCAGAAACTTTAATCAAGATCTCTTCCCAAACGTCTCTTACTTGACATCGTTGAGATATGCACACCCAAGCAAAAGAATCAAAGTGCTGCCGAACTTCACTATCATGATACACCTGTTTTGCAAGAGTTGTTTTCCCCAACCCCCCCATCCCCCAAATAGAAACAACTCGGTGGCTGTCTCCACTCTTAACCAAATGCACAGCCAATTCTCTCACGCTCTCCTCCAACCCAACAACATCACGATCAATTATATGAGAATAAGTTCGTCTGAGTTGCTGCTGCCTCTCATACACAGAAGTGACACCTTCAGTACTCTCCCTTAGTACTCTAATGTTGTAAGTTTGCAAACTCGACCTCAGATTAGAAATATTGGTGGTGATGACTCCGATTTCCGCCCCAATCTTGTGGAGATCAACTCCTTCCTTCAACATGCAACCAAACCTCTTCAGCACACTCTTAATACCTCCCTCCCTCTTGCAAGCCACTTTCAAGGCATAGATTTCAATGACATCTTCCAAATCATAAGCAGCTTCTCTGATTTTTGCAACGCAGATACGAACAGTTTCATTATCTCCTTGTCTTGCATCAGCATCTTTGAGGAAACCCTTCATTAATTGTAGCTCAGTTTGTGCAAGCTCAACTTGATCGctgactccatacaagaacttcCCTTCTTGGATGATGAAGTCTCCCAGCCTTTCAACCACAAAGGAAACTACCGCCTCAGCCATACTCTCTTTGCCAGAAGGGAGACAAATGCAATAGAGTTGTTTGGTAGTTCTGATTGGTGAGATGTTGTTACCGGTAGAGCAGTCTCTTCCGTCTTTGTAGTATATGCACGAAAGTCCAGTCAACCAATTCTGCACCGTAAACTTGGTCTTTCTTTATCCACAttcttgagtttttttttttttttttgggataatAACACCAGGccttcacaaacaattccagcTTGCATGTCAACTTGAGTTTATATGCTATTGGACAATTGCAGATGAGTTATTATAACTTGCAACTGACATTCTTCGCATATCTAATTCCTAAATTAATCTTAGACAATTGCAGATGAGATGTTGTACTTTGCAGCCAACGTCTGCAGCCTTCTTTGCATATCTACTTCATAATTTAGTGTATTTCTTGCTATAATCATAGACTTGAGGCACAACAAGCTGTACAACTTGCATATCTACTTCATAATTTagtaatttat
Coding sequences within:
- the LOC133709507 gene encoding putative disease resistance protein At1g50180, producing the protein MAEAVVSFVVERLGDFIIQEGKFLYGVSDQVELAQTELQLMKGFLKDADARQGDNETVRICVAKIREAAYDLEDVIEIYALKVACKREGGIKSVLKRFGCMLKEGVDLHKIGAEIGVITTNISNLRSSLQTYNIRVLRESTEGVTSVYERQQQLRRTYSHIIDRDVVGLEESVRELAVHLVKSGDSHRVVSIWGMGGLGKTTLAKQVYHDSEVRQHFDSFAWVCISQRCQVRDVWEEILIKVSALQREEIAKMKDGEIAKKLYLVQQESKCLVVIDDIWSVGTWDTLKAAFPLCEETKSRILLTTRKEEVALHSDRNGFLFRPRPLNDDESWQLLEKIAISGRDEINSGISTGISTRKKDLGKKMLQYCAGLPLAITVLAGLLARKDTVDEWDMVYKNVHTYIGRGKGHEQECSGALWVLALSYDDLPYHLKPCFLYLGNFPEDSDIPVKKLTQLWMAEGFISASHETMEDAAYGYLTELVERCVVQIGEQGSVRKIKSCHLHDLMRDMCLEKAKEENFLQNVDFSHQNRTPVSSSMVTNATATVKVRRLAIYLNSNVDELVPLRHHKDSHLRSLLYFAPGIWNLKDEKLVRSLVKKFKLLRVLKLEGMLTSVELPNEIGNMVHLRFLSLWYSITRLPSSLGNLRCLQTLNLKLCNCQVVPNVIWKMEQLRHLYLPLYWTSHPKLRLSTLRNLQTLDYVSSLCSDLTDLSELRNLRKLGIRVTTSLEKLEEILKSISSTLDGIRSLYVFSWLGTNSGTEVTQIVLSCRHIYKLVLNGRTVELPNDRHDFPNLTKITLVHCDLKDNQMAVLEKLPNLKTLCLMEETFEYKNTKTLVFSSGGFPHLECLSLICIREAEDLKVEEGAMPSLCRLYIDRCRKLKTIPDGLRYVTSLKKLTVAMPRSFVSRLQVGGEDYYKIQHVPSVVLTSYD